Within the Sulfitobacter sp. JL08 genome, the region AAACTGGCTGGATTGGAAGGCGTGCTGCGCACTGCCGATGAGTTGGCCGGACAGATCGACATTGAAACTGTGGCTTTTCCACAGTCAGGTTTGATGAGCCGTCCGGGCACACTGGAACTGATGGACCAGGCGCTTGCCGTTGGCGCCGATGTTGTGGGCGGGTTAGACCCCTGTGGAATAGACGCCGACCCCAAAGGGCATCTTGACGCGGTTTTCGAGCTGGCGGAACGGCACGGTAAACCGATTGACATTCATCTGCACGAACCGGGCGAACTTGGAGCGTTCAGCATGGAAATGATCATTGACCGCACCTTGGCTCATGCCAGGCAGGGAAATGTCACGATCAGCCACGCGTTTTGCCTCGGCATGCCCGACCGTGATCGTGCCCGCGCCCTTGTTCAGCGATTGGCAGAGGCACGCATTCACATTGCCACTGTCGCAACGCCATCGCGCCCGGTGCCGTTGGCCACGGATTTACGCGAGGCAGGGGTGACACTGTGTGCCGGATCTGACGGCATCCGCGACACTTGGGGCCCCTATGGCAATGCGGACATGCTGGAGCGGGCAATGCTATTGGGCCTGCGCAATAATCTGCGCGCCGATGCAGATGTTGAACACGCCCTTTGGTGCTGCACTTTCGGAGGCGCTCAAATGATCGGCCTGAAAGACTATGGGCTGACAAACGGAAGTCGGGCCGATCTGGTTCTGGTCGACGCAGAAAGCGTAACCCATGCGGTCGTTTCGCATCCACCACGCCGGTTGGTTCTCAAGGGTGGGCGTATCGTCGCCCGGAATGGCCAAACGCAAAGCAGGATGCCATGAAGGTCCGTCGCGAAAAGGGCCGTATCCTGATGACAGCTGAATGGGTTGTCGGATACGAAAACGGCGGCCATGTTCTGCTGCCTTTCGGAGAAGTTGTGTTCGAAGATGGCGCGATCGTATTCGTCGGCCATGGTTTTCCGGGGAACGTCGACCAGCGGATCGATTGCGGCGCCGCACTGATCGGCCCAGGATTTATTGACCTTGACGCGCTGTCCGATCTCGACACGACCGTCCTGGGTCTTGATAATCAGCCCGCGTGGAAAAAAGGCCGTGTCTGGCCGGAAAGCTACATGCAGGCTGGCCCGCGCGAAATGTATACACCCGAAGAATTGCGGTGGCAAAAGCGCTATGCCTTCACGCGGCTGATCCGGAATGGCATCACGACCGCGCTGCCGATCGCATCCCTTTTCTACCGTGCATGGGGCGAAACATGGGACGAATTCGAAGGCGCTGCCGAAGCCGCCTCAGATCTGGGCTTGCGCGTTTACCTCGGCCCCGCATATCGCAGCGGCAACACATATGTAAAAAAAGCCGGCGAAATCGCCTTTCACTTTGATGAACCACGTGGCTTGGCCGGTCTGCAAGAAGCACGTCGGTTTTGCGAAACGTTCGAAAACACAGCGGGCGGATTGGTCCGCACTATGCTATCTCCAGACCGGATCGAAACCTGCACGCCCGACCTTTTGCGCGGCACGGCACAGGCTGTGCGCGATCTGGACGTTCCCGTCCGCCTTCATTGCTGCCAATCGGCTTTTGAATACAACAGCGTCCTCAGATTGCATGGGAAAAGCCCGCCGGAATGGCTGGATCATCTTGGGTTTCTGTCGCCGCGCGCAATCCTGCCGCACCTGACCTATATCTCGGGCGTCAACGGAATTTCCCATTCTGCCCCTGACCTTGACATACTGGCCAACAGCGGCGCGGCCCTTGCCCATTGTCCGCTGGTCATGGCGCGGGGCGGTAGCATGTTGCAAAGCTTAGCCGGTTACCGCGACCGAGGCATAGTCATCGGCATGGGAACAGACACCCACCCGCCCGACATGATCCTGAACATGCAGATGGGTCTTATGACCGCACGGTTGGCAGGCGATGCCGAAAAGACCTCGGCTGCGGATCTTTACACGGCCGCAACCCTTGGGGGCGCGCGGGCTCTGGGCCGGGATGACCTTGGTCGACTTGTCGCCGGTGCACGGGCAGATATCAATGTGATCGCGCTGGATGATCCCGCGATCGGACAGGTTATCGACCCGATCCAGACCATTCTGCTGAACGGGTCGGGGCGCGATGTGCGCACTGTCGTGATCGACGGACGTATCGTTATGAAGAACGGCGCCATGCCCGATTGCGATCCTGTCGCCATGCGTGCACAGGCGCAGATCCAATTTGACGGAATGGTTGCACAATACCCGGACCGTACTTTTGAACATCCGCCTGTTGAAGAGATTTTCGCTCCCAGTTTTCCAATACGACAGGCCACATCATGACCGACATTCTGATCCGCAATGCAACGATCGTCACTGTCGATCCTGACCGCAGGGTGATCGAGAACGGCGCGCTGGCCATTACAAAAGACCGCATCACGGAAATTGGCAGCAATACCGATCTGGCGCCTTTGGCGCAGACTGCAAAACAGGTTATCGACGCGCACGGTATGGCGGTGATCCCCGGCCTTATTGACAGCCATTCCCATGCCGGTCACGGGTTGATCAGGTCGCTGGGCGCAGGCGATGGCGATGCCTGGTTCGCAGCTTGCGAAACAATTTATGCGCGCCATTCCGATCTGTCATTCTGGCAGGCCGAAGCGCGGCTAGCCCAGTTGGAGCGGCTGATGTCGGGTGTTACGACCTGCCTGACCCTGCTGGGCGGCGGCGCGGATATCTACCGCACCGATGATCCCGCGTTTGGCGATGCCCATTGCGATGTTACGCGCGAAAGCGGGTTGCGAACGGTTTTGGCCGTCGGCCCGGGCCGCCCCCCCTTTCCGCGCACCTACCGCGGGCTGGATGGTACCGATAAGCAGGTTCACTTTGACCGACAGATGGAAGTCAGCGAAGACCTGATCGCGCGCCGCAATGATGTCCTTGGCGCGCGGACCGGCCTGTGTGTCATCATGCCGGTCTACGGTCGCAATGATCGTGAAACTGTGCCCGAACCCGAAATCCGCCGCATGTCCGAAGCTGTTGGCGACCTTTGTACGCGTCGCGGCGTGCTGTTCACCCAGGACGGACATCGCGACGGCACGATTGCCTTTACAGAACAATTTGGCGTGCTGGGGCCGCATGCGCTTCTGTCACATTCGGTGGACCTGACCCAAGAAGACATCGATGCCGTAAAACGCAGTGGCGCAAGCATCGTTCACAATCCCAGCGCCATCATGTCCATTCTGGGCCGCTGTCCGGTCCCTGAACTGATTGGTGAAGGCGTCACCGTCGCGTTGGGGTCTGATGCGGCAGCGCCGGATCGCGGGTATGACATGTTCCGCCATATGGCCCAATGCATGCATTACCATCGCAGACATTTTGCCGATCCGTCATGGATGCCACCAGGCAAGGTACTGGAAATGGCGACGATCGATGCAGCCCGAGCGCTTGGCCTTGCTGACGAAATTGGATCACTCGAAATTGGCAAGAAAGCTGACGTTGTTCTTGTCGACCTGCGCAAGCCTCACCTTTATCCACCGAATATGCCGCTGCACAAGCTGACCCATTTTGCCACGGCGGCCGATGTCGACAGTGTAATTGTGGATGGCCAATTCGTATTGCGTGGTCGGATTTCGCAAACACTGGATACCGAAACGGTTCTGGACGACGCGGCAAGCACCGCGGCCCGTGCAATCAAGGATGCTGGCCTGTCACATTTGCTTTCCGAACCGGAAACACTCTGGCAAAACAACCGCTCTCAGAACTGGATGAACCCGCAATGAAGCTGCTCGTCATCAACCCCAACACCACCACCACGATGACCCATAAGATCGACGCGGTCGCGCGGCGTTTTGCAAGACCGGGTACGGAGGTTGTCACGGAGCAACCTCAAACCGGACCGGCCAGTATTCAGGGATATCTGGATATTGCGCGCAGTCTTGACGGAATTCTGGGCGTTGCAGAGCGCCATAGCGATGCCGACGCTACGGTCATTGCCTGTTTTGATGATACTGGCCTAGACGCATTGCGGTGTATGCTAACCGGGCCTGTCATCGGCATTGGCGAGGCTTCATTTCACGCAGCAAGCATGATTTCCAGCCGGTTTTCCGTGATTACGACTCTCCCCCGCTCCGTCGCTGGGTTGTACGAAAATCTTGAGAAATACGGAATGTCGGCGCGTTGCGCTGGGATACGGGCTGCAGATGTGCCGGTTCTGGCACTGGAGCGTGACCCACAACTCGCACGGACACGGATCGAAGCGCAGGTAAAGGCTGCAGTTAATCAGGATGGCGCTGACGCGGTTGTGCTGGGATGTTCGGGCATGACGGATCTGGCCGAGAGTATTTCAACACAATTCGGCATTCCCGTGATTGATGGTATCGGTTGCGCAGTCGCGATGGCCGAAGCCTTTTTCTCGGCGGGGTTACTCACATCCAAAGTCGGCGCTTATGCTATTGAATCAGATGACATGGCAACACTGTCGAACGCTGCGGCAAGACACTAGGGCAACAGTTGATCTCTCAAAACGATCCAGGCAATCACTCATCTGCATCAGAAAACGCGGGGCTTCAAATCCACGCACATCAAGGTCAAGAAACGTGGTCAAAAATCTGTTTAGCCGCATTCTGAATGGGTCAACCCAAATGAGTTACCACAATGCGTCTCGCCACGTTTATCCTGGCGATTTTCGCGTTGGTTCAGGGCGAAAACCCCATCAAACAACGTTAGCGTGCCGAAGCGCGCCTTGTTTTGTTAACCAAATTTTAAAGAAAACGGCCAATGTGCCATAATTTTGCCACATAGACAGAAGAATGTAAAAAGTATGGAGAGCCCACCCTCTCCATACGAAGAAATACTCTTTTTCAAACTCGTTACTAACTACACCCCAAGACACTCTGCCTCGGCAGGGTGTCTTTTGGTTTCAGAATGTCTTTTCTTCAAAACTCTTCAACTGATCAAACGCAACACTTCGAAAAGTTTCGTTTGCACGTGCCGGGCCAGTCTTGCACGTCATCTTTTTCACACCCGAACTCATACTCAAAACCATAGCTTTATCAGCACTGTGCAAATCGTAACTGCACCACAGAACGCCGCGATAATAGCCAGCATATCGGACATGCTGATTGTGCGACTTGGGCGCATCGGTTCGGTAAGATCAACATCATCATACAGCGATGATTGTTGCGGAACCGAATACTGGGTAAAATTGGTCACAGGCAAATTCCACATAGGTAACTGGTTAACAACACCCCGCTGCAAACAGCGCAACACGGCAAACGAACTTTTCTGGGACACTCACCTTATGACACAGTTGCGCGTCAGGTGTCAATAAAGAAACTTATAGGTGTACACTTTTACACTACCGCAAGAATTACTCTAGGTTTTAGGGGCTTAGCCGTGCAAAGCAGAATGGAGATTCAACGGTGGCAGGAAAAACCTGAAGCGATCTATTGATATCAGAGCCAGTACAACATGCGATTCTCCACCATCAAAGCACGATATGTTGTGGTCACCTGAAAAGTGGCGCCGCGAGCAGTGAGAGGGGAAAATGAGGAACTAATGAAAATGAAACAGGCAACAAACCTTCTCACCTTCCCCTCTCGGATGCTATGAGACTCTAGCAGCGCGGCCCTGACCCACCTCAGGTACACGCTGACGTTGTTACTGGATTCGCGCTTTGTGTCAAGCTTGACACACATAGGTGTAAAATTGTACACTAACGGAATGATTGAACCGCCAGAGATCACTCCCGCTGCAAAAGCGGAACGAATCCGAGAAACCCTAGGGTTAAGCCGGCCGCAATTCGCGGCCCATGCCGGCCTGAAATTCGGCACGCTGAACAAGCAGCTGAACAAGGGGCAAGATCTGCCGTGGAAGACCATTGATGCGATATGTTGCGCTTTCAACATACCGCATAAATACTTTTCGCG harbors:
- a CDS encoding amidohydrolase family protein; its protein translation is MADETLLLKNVRPWGAEQTDMLIEGGRISRIEPGQSPAPGVAVEDGAGALVLPGLVEAHTHLDKSLWGMGWRMHQAGPSLRDKIDTERRLRAEWDIDPHRQSTRQALLSLGHGSTVIRSHVDIDTDVKLAGLEGVLRTADELAGQIDIETVAFPQSGLMSRPGTLELMDQALAVGADVVGGLDPCGIDADPKGHLDAVFELAERHGKPIDIHLHEPGELGAFSMEMIIDRTLAHARQGNVTISHAFCLGMPDRDRARALVQRLAEARIHIATVATPSRPVPLATDLREAGVTLCAGSDGIRDTWGPYGNADMLERAMLLGLRNNLRADADVEHALWCCTFGGAQMIGLKDYGLTNGSRADLVLVDAESVTHAVVSHPPRRLVLKGGRIVARNGQTQSRMP
- a CDS encoding aspartate/glutamate racemase family protein; this encodes MKLLVINPNTTTTMTHKIDAVARRFARPGTEVVTEQPQTGPASIQGYLDIARSLDGILGVAERHSDADATVIACFDDTGLDALRCMLTGPVIGIGEASFHAASMISSRFSVITTLPRSVAGLYENLEKYGMSARCAGIRAADVPVLALERDPQLARTRIEAQVKAAVNQDGADAVVLGCSGMTDLAESISTQFGIPVIDGIGCAVAMAEAFFSAGLLTSKVGAYAIESDDMATLSNAAARH
- a CDS encoding amidohydrolase family protein yields the protein MKVRREKGRILMTAEWVVGYENGGHVLLPFGEVVFEDGAIVFVGHGFPGNVDQRIDCGAALIGPGFIDLDALSDLDTTVLGLDNQPAWKKGRVWPESYMQAGPREMYTPEELRWQKRYAFTRLIRNGITTALPIASLFYRAWGETWDEFEGAAEAASDLGLRVYLGPAYRSGNTYVKKAGEIAFHFDEPRGLAGLQEARRFCETFENTAGGLVRTMLSPDRIETCTPDLLRGTAQAVRDLDVPVRLHCCQSAFEYNSVLRLHGKSPPEWLDHLGFLSPRAILPHLTYISGVNGISHSAPDLDILANSGAALAHCPLVMARGGSMLQSLAGYRDRGIVIGMGTDTHPPDMILNMQMGLMTARLAGDAEKTSAADLYTAATLGGARALGRDDLGRLVAGARADINVIALDDPAIGQVIDPIQTILLNGSGRDVRTVVIDGRIVMKNGAMPDCDPVAMRAQAQIQFDGMVAQYPDRTFEHPPVEEIFAPSFPIRQATS
- a CDS encoding amidohydrolase family protein — protein: MTDILIRNATIVTVDPDRRVIENGALAITKDRITEIGSNTDLAPLAQTAKQVIDAHGMAVIPGLIDSHSHAGHGLIRSLGAGDGDAWFAACETIYARHSDLSFWQAEARLAQLERLMSGVTTCLTLLGGGADIYRTDDPAFGDAHCDVTRESGLRTVLAVGPGRPPFPRTYRGLDGTDKQVHFDRQMEVSEDLIARRNDVLGARTGLCVIMPVYGRNDRETVPEPEIRRMSEAVGDLCTRRGVLFTQDGHRDGTIAFTEQFGVLGPHALLSHSVDLTQEDIDAVKRSGASIVHNPSAIMSILGRCPVPELIGEGVTVALGSDAAAPDRGYDMFRHMAQCMHYHRRHFADPSWMPPGKVLEMATIDAARALGLADEIGSLEIGKKADVVLVDLRKPHLYPPNMPLHKLTHFATAADVDSVIVDGQFVLRGRISQTLDTETVLDDAASTAARAIKDAGLSHLLSEPETLWQNNRSQNWMNPQ